The sequence below is a genomic window from Babesia bigemina genome assembly Bbig001, chromosome : II.
GTCCTCGATTTGATTGGGGAAATCGAAGTTGATCACAACCTTGACATCGCGCACGTCCAGACCTCTAGAGGCGACGTCGGTTGCGACCATGATCGGGTGCTTGCCACTCTTGAATTCGTTGAGCACCCAGTTGCGCTCCTCTTGCTTCTTGTCGCCGTGGATGCTGAGAGCTGGCCATCCGTCCAGCCTCAGCTCCCTCGTGAGCGAGTCGGCGGTTTTCTTCGTGTCAGCGAAGATGAGCACCTTGGTGCCTTCAGAGATTTTAGTCAAAATTTTCTTCAGTTGCGCGCGTTTCTCATGTTCGTCTATGACATATACCTCCTGCGATACGTTGTGGCAAGTCTTCAGATCCAACGATCCGATGTTGATATGCACGGGCTCCTCGCGGCAAAGATCGTGAGCCAACGATTGTACCTCTTTGGGCCATGTGGCAGACCACATGAGAGTCTGTCTGTCGGGACGGATTTGGCTTACAATCTTCCTGATCTGGGGCTCGAAACCCATATCAAGCATGCGATCTGCTTCGTCGAGGACTAGGTATGTGACACGCCTAAGGTTGGTGACACCTGACTCCAGGAAATCGATTAGTCTGCCGGGGCAAGCCAGCAGGATTTCCACACCACGCCTGAGCTCGTACGACTGCTGCCTCTTTGGGACACCGCCGTACGCGACGGAGCTCTTGATGCGTGAACTCGCTCCAAACTGCGTGCATTGCTGACGGATTTGCTCCACCAGTTCCCTAGTTGGGGCGAGGACAAGTACGATGGGCCCGTCGCCTGGCCTGAGTAGATGCTGCGCATTTATATGCACTACCGCAGGTAACAAGAATGCAAGTGTTTTTCCAGAACCTGTTTCGGCGATTCCGATCACATCCCTTCCCGAGAGAGCTATAGGCCATCCTTGAATCTGGATGGGCGTCGGGGATGTGAATCCAGCGGCAGCGATAGCTTTGATGATATAGTCAGGGAAAGAGGTGTGCTCAAATGAGGTCACTGGCTTGGGAACGTCCTTTCCCGCAATGATGGTGATCTCCTTCTCTTTCCTGATGCGGTCCACGTCGGCTGGCGACATGGATTTCACTTCGTCGTGTTCATTGTAAAAGTTTTTTTCGAATGGTACCAGCGTCTCCTTGGACCAATCTATTGTCTCCAATTTACTCCCAAGGCCGCTGTTGTCGTACCCGTGAGACGAACCGCCGAAGCCGCGATATCCGCTATGGCCGGAGCCGTAGCCCCTACTGGCACCTCCACCATATCCGCGAGAGCTGCCACCCCCGTACGAGGATCTGGAATCACTCGTGTAATAAGGAGCGCTTGACATTATTGCGGAACCTGAACACGATACCACTAGTAGGTATCGAAAGGTAAGGTACCAGAGCCGGCTGGTGAAACGATGCTGCAGCTTCTGTTGTGCACCTGGACCCACTTAGTAGACTCAACAAAGATGTCTTGTGAGTAGACCCGCAGCAGCAACACGGATTGTAAAATCTAGTAGTGCGTTACTGCTATATATGTTATTGAGCGACTTTCGAAAGCGCGAACAGGCCGTTGAGCTGCTGAGACTGTCGAACCAGTTCCACGCCTATGGTTTGCCTGTTGCCAGGGTTCTGTGTGACGTTACTCAAGCGATACCTGTGGAAGGATCAGAACTCCGCGCGCCACGAGCTGAGACGAAGGAGCTAGCACGAGTAATATCATAAACTGCCAGATGACAACAACATAGACTGCGCAATCTTTGTGGCTCTAACATATATCGCACTACTTGTATTGCTGGCGGTAAAACTACAACTGAAAAAACAGCTGAGTTTCAGATGGGGTAGATTATTCTCGTGACCCCAGGGAATCTTTTTTCAATCCTCGTGGCACGCTGCGCGCGAGGATTGTCCTACGCTTCCATCGCCGGTCACGGTCGGTGAGTATTGCGATTAAACTAGCCCAGCGCTTCTTACACATTTCGCTGGCACGAACGCTGTAGACACGTCGGCGAACGACACTACGCGACGCGCCATTACGGGAATACTGACACTATAAAAACACGAAACTTCGAATTTACGACGTGTGCACTTATTTGTGTTTAATGTTACGTGTTTAACTGTCTGTAGGGGCTCGGAAAATCGGCATTTCGCCACGCCGACAGCGCAGGTAGTTGGAGGGCTCGGTGTGGCGGTGTAGACGGCTTCAAACAGCGTAAATATCATTTCTTGGCCCCAAGCATCGCGGTTAGAGTGTTGAGCTGGTTCAGCCAATCTCGGCGCTCTGCTCAAGAGGTGTTATCGTGTGTGTCCGCGCCTACCTTCCGGCTGTTGCGGCTCGGCCTTATCGGCACTTTCCTCCTGTGTTGGACTGGTAGACGGCACGGCAATGCCGATCAACCTGTTCAATTTGTCATGTGTAAGCCGAAACCTACGTGGAATCCCCTCCGCCATGCGGGGCGTGTGTCTTAAACAGCTCAGTGCCTGGAGCGCACACGTAAATATTGGTGTCCTCGTCCAGCGTTGCTACGCCGATCTATCAACATATGAATCGCCTCACCACGGCTCCTTACCCTGTCTTTGTCTTGGAAGTAGGTGATGTAGTCCTCCAGGGCCCGCTGTTGTTCGGGCCTTCGCGCCTTCATATAGAACACTGTGGCTATTAGCAAAACAATTCTGCGTTACCGTACCTGCTATTGGCTCCACTTTAGCCGCATCTTCGCACTTGAGCCTGTGGGTGATGTTgattgtattcacgtccTGCGTACAGTTAATAGCAAGGGTGGAGCAACAACCTTGGTCAATACGGCCTCTGGTTGTCCGCTGATTGCAATGGCAATGGTATCCACCAGCTTCTTGCCATTTCTCGCAATCTTCCCTCTCCATATGGGCTGCGTTTGCTTCTCAGGAGCTTTGTGGGAGGCAGCATTGTCGCTGAAGCGATTGTACGCGACGTTGGAAGAAGGTTCTGTGGAGCCATTATATCTCGGCATTAAAAACCAGTTAGACATACCACGCTCGCTTCTTGAGGTGTCAGCGTATTGTTGATCGTTTCTCTGCCTGCCTCTATCGTGGTAATGTCGGCCTTCCCCGCGGTCGCCGTGCGATGTGTAGGAAGATGGCGAAGTGCTGCGCGGTCTCTCGAAGATGTGCGGAGCTTGAGTCCTTAAAAAATCACATAGCCGTATCTCCATTTTTAACAAATTAACCAGGAAGAAATGCCAGGTGAATACCCAAAACGACCTTCTAAACCCCGACTTGACGCGCCTACACAACATCGCGCGTGTCTACGCGGCCATTTGAAGCGACAATAATAGCAATGAGTTCCAATATTTTGAGACGTAAAATAATTATGTAAACTATATTTTACTGTCGTTGAGTGGCCAACGCATCAGTGTTCTTCGTACAAAACCGAATTACAGAGAGCGTCTCCCCGAGCAGTTTCTTGGTAATAATGACCTGTCGCATATGCTAGGCTTTGGAGGGTCGTGCTAAACCCACTTGTGCGTCGAACCCTTGTTTTTCTATGAATTGCAGAACGCTGTTCACATCATTGCGcttctcaaccagctgcgCAAATTGAGCGTCGACTGCATGTTGCCTTACCAGGTACACTGTTCCGTTGTGCGATAAGTATTCCTGCGTTACACGTATCGGCGTTGCGCAGGTGCAATAAACGTACTTTGACAGAACCGATGAACCTATCGGTGACCTCCCTTCCCATAGCTCCGCCGTTCCATGCCATGTCCAAACATTCGTTCGCCgtttcgtcgccatcagACGGTACATATGGCTGCATAGATTCGTAAATTGCTGGCATCAATGCGATATCAGAAAGTGCATAGTGTATCGTAGCAGATCGCCATGCAACGGCAACGCATGCTTGACTTACTGGGTTGAACATGACAACGTCCACCATTTTCCTGCTTGCACGGCAGTTGAGTGATGCGAACATGTCCATGCCTACTGCATCGGCTTTCTCGGCAACTCCGTTGCTATTAAGAGTTTGCATGGTAGCGGCATTGGCAAACGGGTTGATGTCGACGGCGATGACGAACGGTGGGGAATATTTGCAGGATGGCGCACAGACGCTTCGCTCTACATCATATGCACCTTCAGCGCATTGATAATATCCGTCGTCTCGTCTGTGGGTTGCACGGACGGCACCTGTTTCCCCGTTGTCGCAAAGTAGCTTCAGAAGGTACGCCGATATGTAGCCACTACCTGACCTGCAGTTTATATAAGTGGATACTTCCTGCTTTCTCTACCCTATTTCCATGACAACAGCAATCTCTCGGCGGCGCAGGTGTTCGATGTCGCTCTGGAGAGCGTCGACGAAAAGGAATGTGTCTTGACATGGACAGTACACAGTGTCTTTGAACTCTCCAATCTCAACGTGCGCATAATCGACGTTAATGCGTCCGACGTTAGCTGCCATATTGAGTGGAATCCCTCAAACTTTAAAGAGAAAATGATTTCATACACCGAACGAGTCTTCTAACGTACACATACATTAGCTTAGACTGGTAATCATTTTAAACTAGATATATAAGTTAAATGGAATCTTTATTATTACTGAGGAAGAGGCTATGTTGAGGCGTCAAAACACCCCTGCGTATACGTAGAAATACGCTTCTGTACCACAAGCTGCAACGTTTAATATACGATATTATAGCGAATTGCGTGTTTCATGTATTCCCAATACCATTTTTGCTCTTTCAAATGGCAGATGGGCATCCGCGTCAAACCGATAGGTAACAACAATGTTCAAATACGTCTGGGCCAGACACCCTGAGATACGACAGGTTTTCCTAATTTTTCTTTACGGCTGCTTGCTCCTGCTTGAGCAGGGTTCTCTCGATTTCATCGCGCTAAGCAAACATTAGTAATCGCCAGGAGGCATTGATAACGCACAATCCCATGAAAATTCTAGCCAATAAACACCTACCAACATGCAGTGATGTAGCCAAGTGAACCTATCCGAGACGATTTCTTCCATATTTAGCTTCTTGTAGCGGCGTGTCCAGTATGCTTGCTGCGAACATAATAAGGCGGCGTGGCAATAAGATATTTTCATAATAACCCGCAGATGTCATATAACAGGTTTCAGAAGCTAGCTCATAGTCAAAATCGTACCTTAACAGCGTTGTAGATATACGGAGATGCGAGGAGGCCGACGCAAGCTACACCCAGTAGCC
It includes:
- a CDS encoding p68-like protein, putative, which encodes MSSAPYYTSDSRSSYGGGSSRGYGGGASRGYGSGHSGYRGFGGSSHGYDNSGLGSKLETIDWSKETLVPFEKNFYNEHDEVKSMSPADVDRIRKEKEITIIAGKDVPKPVTSFEHTSFPDYIIKAIAAAGFTSPTPIQIQGWPIALSGRDVIGIAETGSGKTLAFLLPAVVHINAQHLLRPGDGPIVLVLAPTRELVEQIRQQCTQFGASSRIKSSVAYGGVPKRQQSYELRRGVEILLACPGRLIDFLESGVTNLRRVTYLVLDEADRMLDMGFEPQIRKIVSQIRPDRQTLMWSATWPKEVQSLAHDLCREEPVHINIGSLDLKTCHNVSQEVYVIDEHEKRAQLKKILTKISEGTKVLIFADTKKTADSLTRELRLDGWPALSIHGDKKQEERNWVLNEFKSGKHPIMVATDVASRGLDVRDVKVVINFDFPNQIEDYVHRIGRTGRGGNKGASYTFLTPDKGRIARELVKLMREANQTISPELSKLANERYGGGGDNRRWGGYGGGNYGYGGRYGGGYHSTSNAMPMGRRY
- a CDS encoding SPOC domain containing protein, putative, with the protein product MEIRLCDFLRTQAPHIFERPRSTSPSSYTSHGDRGEGRHYHDRGRQRNDQQYADTSRSEREPSSNVAYNRFSDNAASHKAPEKQTQPIWRGKIARNGKKLVDTIAIAISGQPEAVLTKDVNTINITHRLKCEDAAKVEPIAVFYMKARRPEQQRALEDYITYFQDKDRIGVATLDEDTNIYVCAPGTELFKTHAPHGGGDSTLIGIAVPSTSPTQEESADKAEPQQPEERRDWLNQLNTLTAMLGAKK